GCCAACCCCAGCCCCTGGCGCACGAACGGGTCGAAGGCCATCGCGCCAGTACGCCACATCGCCCCCAACCCCTCGACATACGCCGCCTGGACGATGCCATAGGCGGCGCAGCCGGCCGCCAGCCACTGCTCGATTTCCGGCACCTTGGGGTGGTCCTGCAGCCGCGCTACGGCGACGATCAGCATCGGCGCCCGCAGCGGCATCGCGCGCGCCTTGGCCAAGGCCTCCGGCGTAGCGTCGGGCTGCTCGGCCTGCAACGCGCGGGCGAACAGGTCACCCAGGCGCTCCCGCGCATCGCCCTCCACCGTCAGGAACCGCCACGGACGCAACTGGCCGTGATCCGGCGCACGCAGGGCGGCGCGGAACAGGCGGTCCAACTGTTCGGCAGACGGCGCCGGTTCCCCCAGGCGAGCGTGGGACACACGGTTCTGCAACGCGTCGAGAGCCTTCATCGGCCACCTCCAGACAAAATCGAAAGCCGCCATTGTAGACGCAAAGTTTTCGCATTTGCCCAACGAGCTGGCGAAGCGTCAGGCCGCCCGGCCCGGCGACAGGGTCGGCTGCAACGGCGGCGTCAGCGGTGGCAGGCCATAGGCGGCACGGGCGGCATCGCAGTTGGGATTGTGCTGGCCATTGACCCAGGACGCCTCGAACTCCCGACAGGTCGAGGAACGCTGCTCGTACATCGTGCAGCGCACACCGCAGCCAACCTCGCCGAGCAGGCCCACGCAGCGCACCGGGCGAACCTCGGTGCCACGCATGGCGACCCTATGGGGGCTGACCTGGACGACCTGATCATCCGGTACTACACCACCGGAGGACTGGCACTCGCCAAAATAGAAGGACACACGAAAATGCGCACAGCAGGCGCCGCAGTTCAAACACGGATTGTCTTGGGACATGGATGCGATTGCACCAGAGAAACCGGCGAGCGCCGGCGGGCGAAGCAAGATTCTATCCATCCCGCATGACTTGTGAAGAGGGCGAATTCACTCGGTTTACACTTGCCCGACGGCAGGTAGAATGGCCGGTTCCACGATAGCTGAGCGCCGCCGCATGGCCCTGCCGACATTACGTACTCTTGGTTTCATCATCGGCATCTTCGTGATCACCCTGGCGGTCGCCATGTTGGCCCCGATGGCCACTCTGCTGTACTACGGCCGCGCCAACGAACTGCATCCGTTCATCTGGTCCGCCATCATCACCTTCACCTGCGGGCTGGGCATGGTCATCCCCGGGCGCCCGGACCAGGTGCACCTGCGCCCACGGGACATGTACATGCTCACCGTGTCGAGCTGGGTGATCGTCTGCTTCTTTTCTTCGCTGCCGTTCATGTTCGCCCGGCACATCAGCTTCACCGACGCCATCTTCGAGAGCATGTCCGGCATCACCGCTACCGGCTCCACCGTTCTCAGCGGCCTGGACAGCATGTCGCCTGGCATCCTGATCTGGCGCTCGCTGCTGCACTGGCTGGGCGGCATCGGCTTCATCGCAATGGCGGTAGCGATCCTGCCGATGCTGCGCATCGGCGGCATGCGCCTGTTCCAGACCGAATCCTCCGACCGCTCCGACAAGGTCATGCCGCGCTCGCACATGGTGGCCAAGTACATCGTCGGGGTGTACGTCGGCATAACCATCCTTGGCGCGCTCGCCCTCTGGTGGGCAGGTATGGGCCTGTTCGACGCGGTCAACCACGCCATGTCGGCGATCTCAACCGGTGGTTTCTCCACTTCCGACCAATCGCTGGCCAAGTGGCACCAGCCC
The Pseudomonas triclosanedens DNA segment above includes these coding regions:
- a CDS encoding nitroreductase family protein; amino-acid sequence: MKALDALQNRVSHARLGEPAPSAEQLDRLFRAALRAPDHGQLRPWRFLTVEGDARERLGDLFARALQAEQPDATPEALAKARAMPLRAPMLIVAVARLQDHPKVPEIEQWLAAGCAAYGIVQAAYVEGLGAMWRTGAMAFDPFVRQGLGLAANERIVGFIYLGTPVGELRRPAPLDPAGFVSAWRG
- a CDS encoding YkgJ family cysteine cluster protein → MSQDNPCLNCGACCAHFRVSFYFGECQSSGGVVPDDQVVQVSPHRVAMRGTEVRPVRCVGLLGEVGCGVRCTMYEQRSSTCREFEASWVNGQHNPNCDAARAAYGLPPLTPPLQPTLSPGRAA